The Anoplopoma fimbria isolate UVic2021 breed Golden Eagle Sablefish chromosome 20, Afim_UVic_2022, whole genome shotgun sequence genome includes a window with the following:
- the dcaf13 gene encoding DDB1- and CUL4-associated factor 13 — protein sequence MKVKVLSRNPDDYIRETKLDIQRVPRNYDPTLHPFEVSREYTRALNATKLERVFAKPFLASLDGHRDGVNCMAKHTKSLSTLLSGSCDGEVKVWNLTKHECVRTLQAHEGFVRGMVVRFCGTSFFTVGDDKTIKQWKMEAPGYGEEEEPLNTILGKTVFTGLDHHQNDAVFATCGQQVDIWDEQRSSPIRSFTWGVDSFSAVRFNPVETELLASCASDRSIVLYDMRESAPLKKVIMTMRSNTVCWNPMEAYYFTCSNEDYNLYTYDMRYLDRPITVHMDHVSAVLDIDYSPTGKEFVSASFDKTIRIFPKDSGHSREVYHTKRMQHVICIKWSADNKYILSGSDEMNIRLWKANAAEKLGALAPREREAANYSQKLKEKFEHHPQIRRIARHRHLPKSIYHQTKELRVMKEARRRKERNVRKHSKPGSVPVVSEKEKHVVTVVK from the exons ATGAAAGTTAAAGTCCTCTCGAGGAACCCGGATGATTACATCCGGGAGACCAAACTAGATATTCAACGTG TCCCCAGAAACTATGACCCTACACTCCATCCGTTTGAGGTGAGCAGGGAGTACACCCGGGCCCTGAATGCCACTAAGCTTGAGAGGGTGTTTGCCAAGCCTTTCTTGGCCTCTCTGGATGGACACAGAGATGGGGTGAACTGCATGGCCAAGCACACCAAGAGCCTCTCCACCCTGCTCTCTGGCTCCTGCGATGGGGAG GTGAAAGTGTGGAATCTGACCAAACATGAATGTGTCCGCACTCTCCAAGCACATGAAGGTTTTGTCCGTGGAATGGTTGTCCGCTTTTGTGGAACCTCCTTCTTTACG GTTGGTGATGACAAAACAATCAAGCAATGGAAAATGGAGGCGCCCGGTtacggagaggaagaggagccacTTAACACTATTCTGGGCAAG ACAGTCTTCACTGGACTAGACCACCACCAGAATGATGCTGTGTTCGCAACATGTGGCCAGCAGGTGGACATCTGGGACGAGCAGAGGAGCAGCCCAATCCGCTCTTTCACCTGGGGCGTAGACAGCTTCAGCGCTGTCCGCTTCAACCCTGTGGAG ACTGAACTCCTTGCAAGCTGTGCCTCTGACAGAAGTATAGTACTGTATGACATGAGAGAATCAGCGCCACTTAAAAAG GTTATTATGACAATGAGGAGCAACACAGTGTGCTGGAACCCTATGGAAGCCTATTACTTCACATGTTCAAATGAGGACTACAA CCTCTACACATATGATATGAGGTATCTGGACCGGCCAATCACGGTGCACATGGACCATGTCTCTGCGGTGCTGGATATTGATTATTCTCCAACTGGGAAGGAGTTTGTATCTGCCAGTTTTGACAAAACCATCCGCATCTTCCCCAAGGACTCTGGCCACAGCAG gGAAGTCTACCACACCAAACGCATGCAGcatgtcatctgcataaagtGGTCGGCAGACAACAAATACATCCTGAGCGGCTCTGACGAAATGAATATCCGACTGTGGAAAGCCAACGCAGCCGAGAAACTCGGAGCG CTGGCccccagagagagggaggccgCCAACTATAGTCAGAAGCTGAAGGAGAAGTTCGAGCACCACCCGCAGATCAGACGCATCGCCCGCCACCGACATCTACCCAAGAGCATCTACCACCAGACCAAGGAGCTGAGGGTTATGAAAGAGGCTCGCCGCAGGAA ggaGAGGAATGTCCGCAAGCACAGCAAGCCAGGAAGTGTTCCTGTGGTGTCTGAGAAGGAGAAGCATGTTGTGACTGTGGTCAAATAG